A single Pseudoxanthomonas sp. DNA region contains:
- a CDS encoding AlpA family transcriptional regulator: MTNATKPVQLLRLPEVLIRTGLGRSTIWSLIAQGRFPRQVKLSERSSAWVDAEVDAWVAQRVAMRDSGIAPAS, encoded by the coding sequence ATGACCAATGCAACGAAGCCGGTGCAGCTCCTGCGCCTGCCTGAAGTTTTGATCCGTACCGGCCTGGGCCGGAGCACCATCTGGAGCCTGATCGCTCAGGGAAGGTTTCCCCGCCAGGTGAAGCTAAGTGAACGCTCGTCCGCCTGGGTAGATGCGGAGGTGGATGCGTGGGTGGCCCAGAGGGTCGCCATGCGGGATTCTGGAATCGCACCCGCTTCCTGA
- a CDS encoding DUF3348 family protein, protein MTTVQYRTPTAAPAFVRLLARLGGADLPDAGPVLSERLGQWIDWNRAVSLSRALDGAVAPAAGAAPGIDAHAEAVARVRTSLTDAIQRGAPDDADGDDFAPFRRYCLERQRAMLTGTGPLRGRLRDALAQRGGDLARLAEVDAVMEMTLSPREQTLLAHTPTLLGLHFERLRAAADGSPDSAWRTLFRRDLQDALLAELDLRFHLIDALLAALRTP, encoded by the coding sequence GTGACCACTGTGCAGTACCGGACGCCCACGGCGGCCCCCGCCTTCGTCCGTCTCCTCGCCCGCCTGGGCGGGGCCGACCTGCCCGATGCCGGCCCGGTGCTGTCCGAGCGGCTGGGCCAATGGATCGACTGGAACCGTGCGGTCTCGCTGTCGCGAGCGCTCGATGGCGCCGTTGCGCCTGCGGCTGGCGCCGCGCCGGGTATCGACGCGCATGCCGAGGCCGTCGCCCGGGTCCGCACCTCGCTGACGGACGCCATCCAGCGCGGCGCACCCGACGACGCGGATGGCGACGACTTCGCACCCTTCCGCCGCTACTGCCTGGAACGCCAACGCGCCATGCTCACCGGCACCGGCCCCCTGCGCGGACGCCTGCGTGATGCCCTGGCCCAGCGCGGCGGCGACCTGGCCCGCCTGGCCGAGGTCGACGCCGTGATGGAAATGACCCTCAGCCCGCGCGAACAGACCCTGCTGGCCCACACCCCCACCCTGCTCGGCCTGCACTTCGAACGTCTGCGCGCCGCCGCGGACGGCAGCCCCGACAGCGCCTGGCGGACGCTGTTCCGCCGCGACCTGCAGGACGCCCTGCTGGCCGAACTCGACCTGCGTTTCCACCTCATCGACGCGCTGCTCGCCGCGCTTCGTACCCCGTGA
- a CDS encoding DUF802 domain-containing protein, whose translation MKQPFSTALFLAGLAIVGWIGVGYVGTHALGVVVTLVIGACYAAGAVELQRYRQATASLAHALDDTAPAGNGLQAWLAPLHPSLRQAVRLRVEGERVALPAPSLTPYLVGLLVLLGMLGTLLGMMVTLRGTGLALEGATDIDAIRGSLAAPVKGLGFAFGTSIAGVAASAILGLLSALSRRERVLVAQRLDDAIATSLHVHSQSYQREESFRLLHQQAALMPELVERLQAMVAGIQRQTTDAAAQQAARQESFHARTEAAQAELASTLVATMRAGVDSSARAVGAALQPVVEATLAGVAREAGALQQTVGTAVQQQLEALTAGFGTATTAAAAAWQAALTRQQDAHDALVARLEDHAQRQATQFDQRSQAWLDAAAGQLEHTATTLAEGWAQALSQQASTADSIATRHADALSAAGADFRSQATALVEAVDASHAALQRTLAEQDDARLAAWAEQLATMSTTLRGDWERTAAEAARLQQDICDALARSANDITAQAQTHAQQTIAEISQLVQVASEAPRAAADVVAELRQKLSDSMVRDTALLEERTQMMSTLQTLLDAVNHASTEQRTAIDALVATSADLLERVGTRFTDHVQAETGKLEHVAAQVAAGATEVAGLGDALGSVVERFGQTNDALLERLQAIEGALERSLVRSDEQLAYYVAQAREVVDLSLSAQRQITIDLQRLAGADAA comes from the coding sequence ATGAAACAGCCCTTCTCCACCGCCCTCTTCCTCGCCGGCCTGGCCATCGTCGGCTGGATCGGCGTCGGCTACGTCGGCACGCACGCGTTGGGCGTGGTGGTCACCCTGGTGATCGGCGCGTGCTACGCGGCCGGTGCCGTGGAACTGCAGCGCTATCGCCAGGCCACCGCATCGCTCGCCCACGCGCTGGACGACACCGCGCCCGCGGGCAACGGCCTGCAGGCCTGGCTGGCACCGCTGCATCCCAGCCTGCGCCAGGCCGTGCGCCTGCGCGTGGAAGGCGAACGCGTCGCCCTGCCCGCCCCTTCGCTCACGCCGTACCTGGTCGGCCTGCTGGTGCTGCTGGGCATGCTGGGAACGCTGCTGGGCATGATGGTGACCCTGCGCGGCACCGGCCTGGCGCTGGAAGGCGCCACCGACATCGATGCGATCCGCGGCTCGCTGGCCGCGCCGGTCAAGGGGCTGGGCTTCGCCTTCGGCACCTCGATCGCGGGCGTGGCCGCGTCGGCCATCCTCGGCCTGCTGTCCGCGCTCAGCCGGCGCGAGCGCGTGCTGGTCGCGCAGCGGCTGGACGATGCGATCGCCACCTCGCTGCACGTGCATTCGCAGTCGTACCAGCGTGAGGAATCGTTCCGCCTGCTGCATCAGCAGGCCGCGCTGATGCCGGAACTGGTGGAACGCCTGCAGGCCATGGTCGCCGGCATCCAACGCCAGACCACCGACGCCGCCGCGCAGCAGGCCGCGCGTCAGGAAAGCTTCCACGCCCGCACCGAAGCGGCCCAGGCCGAGCTCGCCTCCACGCTGGTGGCCACGATGCGGGCCGGCGTGGACAGCAGCGCACGCGCGGTCGGCGCGGCGCTGCAACCGGTGGTGGAGGCCACGCTGGCAGGCGTGGCGCGCGAGGCCGGCGCCCTGCAGCAGACCGTCGGCACCGCCGTGCAGCAGCAGTTGGAGGCATTGACGGCCGGCTTCGGCACCGCAACCACGGCGGCGGCCGCGGCATGGCAGGCCGCCCTCACCCGCCAGCAGGACGCCCACGACGCGCTGGTCGCACGCCTGGAAGACCACGCCCAGCGCCAGGCGACCCAGTTTGACCAGCGCTCGCAAGCCTGGCTCGACGCCGCCGCCGGCCAGCTCGAACACACCGCGACCACGCTGGCGGAGGGCTGGGCGCAGGCACTCAGCCAGCAGGCCAGCACCGCCGATAGCATTGCTACGCGCCACGCGGACGCCCTGTCCGCGGCCGGCGCTGATTTCCGCTCGCAGGCCACCGCCCTGGTCGAAGCGGTCGACGCCTCGCATGCCGCGCTGCAGCGCACGCTGGCCGAACAGGACGATGCCCGCCTGGCCGCCTGGGCCGAGCAACTGGCCACGATGAGCACCACGCTGCGCGGCGACTGGGAGCGCACTGCCGCCGAAGCCGCGCGCCTGCAGCAGGACATCTGTGATGCCCTGGCCCGCAGTGCGAACGACATCACCGCGCAGGCACAGACCCACGCGCAGCAGACCATCGCCGAGATCTCCCAGCTGGTGCAGGTCGCCTCGGAAGCCCCGCGCGCCGCGGCCGACGTGGTGGCCGAACTGCGCCAGAAGCTCTCCGACAGCATGGTGCGCGACACCGCCCTGCTGGAAGAGCGCACCCAGATGATGAGTACGCTGCAGACGCTGCTGGATGCGGTGAACCACGCCTCCACCGAACAGCGCACCGCCATCGATGCGCTGGTGGCGACGTCCGCCGACCTGCTGGAGCGAGTCGGCACCCGCTTCACCGACCACGTGCAGGCCGAGACCGGCAAGCTGGAACACGTCGCTGCGCAGGTCGCCGCCGGCGCCACCGAGGTCGCCGGCTTGGGCGATGCGCTGGGCAGCGTGGTGGAACGCTTCGGCCAGACCAACGACGCGCTGCTGGAACGCCTGCAGGCCATCGAAGGCGCGCTGGAGCGCTCGCTGGTGCGCAGCGATGAGCAGCTGGCCTACTACGTGGCGCAGGCGCGCGAAGTGGTCGACCTCAGCCTCTCCGCACAGCGCCAGATCACCATCGACCTGCAGCGCTTGGCCGGGGCCGACGCCGCATGA
- a CDS encoding OmpA family protein: protein MSVETGDDADLGAPVWASFGDLMSVLLGAFVLVLVGVIAVQAQLAQRLDEETRRREQEAQQRKALEDALAAPLAEGRVTLVDGRIGIRGNVLFALNSDQLQPEGRDLLKSLAAPLAGYLRTREEILMVSGFTDDRQVSGSNRQFDDNWDLSAQRALTVTRTLIAEGVPSASVFAAAFGAEQPVSANTSEEGRARNRRVEIAPIPRPAKRRVDDGR from the coding sequence ATGAGCGTGGAGACCGGAGACGACGCCGATCTGGGCGCGCCCGTCTGGGCCAGCTTCGGCGATCTGATGTCGGTGCTGCTGGGCGCGTTCGTGCTGGTGCTGGTGGGCGTGATCGCCGTGCAGGCGCAGCTGGCCCAGCGCCTGGACGAGGAAACCCGCCGGCGCGAACAGGAAGCGCAGCAGCGCAAGGCACTGGAGGACGCGCTGGCCGCGCCGCTGGCCGAGGGCCGGGTGACGCTGGTGGACGGCCGCATCGGCATCCGCGGGAACGTGCTGTTCGCGCTGAACTCCGACCAGTTGCAGCCTGAGGGTCGCGACCTGCTGAAGAGCCTGGCCGCGCCGCTGGCGGGCTACCTGCGCACGCGCGAGGAAATCCTGATGGTCAGCGGCTTCACCGACGACCGCCAAGTCAGCGGCAGCAACCGCCAGTTCGACGACAACTGGGATCTGTCCGCGCAGCGCGCCCTCACCGTGACCCGCACCCTGATCGCCGAAGGCGTGCCGTCCGCGTCGGTGTTCGCCGCCGCGTTCGGCGCCGAGCAGCCGGTGAGCGCCAACACCAGCGAGGAAGGCCGCGCGCGCAACCGTCGCGTGGAGATCGCGCCCATTCCCCGCCCTGCCAAGCGCCGCGTTGACGATGGACGGTGA
- a CDS encoding DUF2894 domain-containing protein: MDGDALPPLAQLQAWRAQGLDRADPVRFDILQALAARLGTHDGEARRLLETRLAALMRAYAEGLARTHASAAPAPARESGLRGLVAALRARHGDAPAPGPSPVAPSALTEAREAWAQVRTDSQLRASLHDVPADAGPLNSGMLVHRALHLMRAASPGYLQHFIAYADTLSSLEQLQQAAALLTATDTPRPARRAPRKRKPAAS; encoded by the coding sequence ATGGACGGTGACGCGCTGCCGCCGCTGGCGCAGTTGCAGGCGTGGCGCGCGCAGGGCCTGGACCGTGCGGATCCCGTGCGTTTCGACATCCTGCAGGCGCTGGCCGCCCGGCTCGGCACGCACGACGGCGAGGCCCGCCGCCTGCTGGAGACGCGACTGGCCGCGCTGATGCGCGCCTATGCCGAAGGCCTGGCACGCACGCACGCGTCCGCCGCGCCGGCCCCGGCACGCGAAAGCGGACTGCGGGGCCTGGTCGCCGCACTGCGGGCGCGCCACGGCGACGCCCCTGCGCCAGGCCCGTCGCCGGTCGCCCCGTCCGCGCTTACCGAGGCCCGGGAGGCGTGGGCGCAGGTCCGCACCGACAGCCAGTTGCGCGCGTCGCTGCACGATGTGCCCGCCGACGCCGGTCCGCTCAACTCCGGCATGCTGGTGCATCGCGCCCTGCACCTGATGCGAGCCGCGTCGCCGGGCTACCTGCAGCACTTCATTGCCTATGCCGACACGCTGTCTTCGCTGGAGCAGCTCCAGCAGGCGGCGGCGCTGCTCACGGCCACGGATACGCCGCGCCCCGCCAGGCGCGCACCGCGCAAACGGAAACCTGCCGCGAGCTGA
- a CDS encoding DUF1343 domain-containing protein, with protein sequence MPRFHRPLHAALRPARAGVLFALLSLASFWSHAAAAATAVAPRLGIEVLLEQRLDLLRGKRIGLVTNATGLDSQLRSDVDRFATHPEFRLVALFGPEHGVRGDVQAGDKVASSRDAATGLLVHSLYGEHREPTPAMLAGIDVLVFDIQDVGARFYTYPYTLAGVMRAARRAGIPVIVADRPDPLGGVEVEGPVLDPALASFVGLFPIPLRHGMTIGELASLFNAEFGIGAELHVVPMQGWQRGDEPLRGALPWVPPSPNMPTPDTALVYPGMGLLEGTNVSEGRGTTRPFETVGAPWVDAPALAARLNAMALPGVRFRPTWFTPTFSKHAGQACAGVQLHVTDRDAFRPVRTGLAVLKALHDQHPKDFAFLPGEPSFFDRLAGVGDLRAAIERGDTLEAIEARWQPGLSAFEALRRQHLLYP encoded by the coding sequence ATGCCCCGGTTCCATCGTCCCCTGCATGCTGCACTGCGCCCGGCCCGCGCCGGCGTGCTGTTCGCCCTGCTGTCGCTGGCGTCGTTCTGGTCGCATGCGGCCGCTGCCGCAACGGCCGTGGCACCGCGTCTGGGCATCGAGGTGCTGCTGGAACAGCGGCTGGACCTGCTGCGCGGCAAGCGGATCGGGCTGGTGACCAACGCCACGGGACTGGACAGCCAGCTGCGCAGCGACGTGGACCGCTTCGCCACGCATCCGGAGTTCCGCCTTGTGGCCCTGTTCGGGCCCGAGCATGGCGTGCGCGGCGATGTGCAGGCCGGCGACAAGGTGGCCTCCTCCCGCGATGCCGCGACTGGCCTGCTGGTGCACAGCCTGTACGGCGAACATCGCGAACCGACACCGGCGATGCTGGCCGGCATCGACGTGCTGGTGTTCGACATCCAGGACGTCGGCGCGCGCTTCTACACCTATCCGTACACACTGGCGGGCGTGATGCGTGCCGCCAGGCGCGCCGGCATTCCGGTAATCGTTGCCGACCGACCCGATCCACTCGGCGGCGTGGAAGTGGAGGGGCCGGTGCTGGACCCCGCGCTGGCGTCGTTCGTCGGCCTGTTCCCGATTCCGCTGCGCCACGGCATGACCATCGGCGAACTGGCCTCGCTGTTCAACGCCGAATTCGGCATCGGCGCCGAGCTGCACGTGGTGCCGATGCAGGGGTGGCAACGTGGCGACGAACCGCTGCGCGGCGCGCTGCCGTGGGTGCCGCCGTCGCCGAACATGCCGACACCGGACACCGCCCTGGTCTATCCGGGCATGGGGCTGCTGGAAGGCACCAACGTGTCCGAGGGTCGCGGCACCACGCGCCCGTTCGAAACCGTGGGTGCGCCGTGGGTGGATGCGCCTGCGCTGGCCGCGCGGCTCAACGCGATGGCGTTGCCGGGCGTGCGGTTCCGTCCCACCTGGTTCACGCCCACGTTCTCCAAGCACGCCGGCCAGGCCTGCGCCGGCGTGCAACTGCACGTGACCGACCGCGATGCGTTCCGCCCGGTGCGCACCGGCCTGGCCGTGCTGAAGGCCTTGCATGACCAGCACCCGAAGGACTTCGCCTTCCTGCCGGGCGAGCCGTCGTTCTTCGACAGGCTGGCGGGCGTAGGCGACCTGCGTGCCGCCATCGAACGCGGTGACACGCTGGAGGCCATCGAAGCGCGTTGGCAGCCGGGGCTGTCTGCGTTCGAGGCACTACGCCGGCAGCATCTGCTGTATCCCTGA
- a CDS encoding Tex family protein: MQDRNPKIAQHIAATIAAEIGAQPAQAKAAIALLDEGATVPFIARYRKEVTGGLDDIQLRDLETRLTYLRELEDRRVAVLASIEEQGKLTDELRADIEAADSKARLEDLYLPYKPKRRTRAQIAREAGLEPLADGLLADPTQVPEAAAAAYVDADKGVADAKAALDGARAILMERWGENAALVGELRAWMAEVGVIRAKVAQGKENEGAKYRDYFDHAEPLAKIPSHRLLALFRARREEILLLDLDPGMDAEAGHQQAEGRVAVHAGVAAQGRAADRWLLDACRLTWRAKLHMHLLLDLFNQAREKAEAEAIAVFGDNLKDLLLAAPAGPKAVLGLDPGLRTGVKVAVVDRTGKLVDYATIYPHEPKRQWEQSLHVLRGLCAKHQVELIAIGNGTASRETDKLAGDLIKQAPELKLEKIVVSEAGASVYSASELASKEFPDLDVSIRGAVSIARRLQDPLAELVKIEPKAIGVGQYQHDVDQFRLARALDARVEDCVNAVGVDVNTASAALLARVSGLSSTVAENIVRFRDEHGAFRSRKALLGVPRLGEKTFEQCAGFLRIADGDEPLDASSVHPEAYPVVERILAGSGRHVKQIVGDIVFLRGVKAEQYTDDTFGVPTIRDILKELEKPGRDPRPEFKAARFADGVEDIKDLREGMILEGVVSNVAAFGAFVDIGVHQDGLIHISALADRYVKDPREVVKAGDIVKVKVLEVDVARKRIALTRRLDDAPAPQSPREARTHDARPPRGPERGAARDQRRGPGPAKPSAPPADNALAAAFARAKGR; encoded by the coding sequence ATGCAAGACCGCAATCCCAAGATCGCCCAGCACATCGCCGCCACCATCGCCGCCGAGATCGGCGCGCAGCCCGCGCAGGCCAAGGCCGCCATCGCGCTGCTGGATGAAGGCGCCACGGTTCCCTTCATCGCGCGCTACCGGAAGGAAGTCACCGGCGGGCTGGACGACATCCAGCTGCGCGACCTCGAGACGCGCCTGACCTACCTGCGCGAACTGGAAGACCGCCGCGTCGCCGTGCTGGCCAGTATCGAGGAGCAGGGCAAGCTCACCGACGAACTGCGCGCCGATATCGAAGCGGCCGACAGCAAGGCGCGCCTGGAGGACCTGTACCTGCCGTACAAGCCCAAGCGCCGCACCCGCGCGCAGATCGCGCGCGAGGCCGGGCTGGAGCCGCTGGCCGATGGCCTGCTGGCCGATCCCACCCAGGTGCCGGAAGCGGCGGCCGCCGCGTATGTCGATGCGGACAAGGGCGTGGCCGACGCCAAGGCCGCGCTGGACGGTGCGCGCGCGATCCTGATGGAGCGCTGGGGCGAGAACGCCGCACTGGTCGGCGAACTGCGTGCGTGGATGGCCGAGGTCGGCGTGATCCGCGCGAAGGTGGCGCAGGGCAAGGAGAACGAGGGCGCCAAGTACCGCGATTACTTCGACCACGCCGAGCCGCTGGCGAAGATTCCCTCGCATCGCCTGCTGGCGCTGTTCCGCGCGCGCCGCGAGGAGATCCTGCTGCTCGACCTGGACCCGGGCATGGACGCCGAGGCCGGCCACCAGCAGGCCGAAGGTCGCGTCGCCGTGCACGCCGGCGTGGCGGCACAGGGTCGCGCCGCCGACAGGTGGCTGCTGGACGCGTGCCGCCTGACCTGGCGCGCCAAGCTGCACATGCACCTGCTGCTGGACCTGTTCAACCAGGCGCGCGAAAAGGCCGAAGCCGAGGCCATCGCCGTGTTCGGCGACAACCTCAAGGACCTGCTGCTGGCGGCGCCGGCGGGACCGAAGGCCGTGCTCGGCCTCGATCCGGGCCTGCGCACCGGAGTGAAGGTCGCGGTGGTGGACCGCACCGGCAAGCTGGTCGACTACGCCACGATCTATCCGCACGAGCCCAAGCGCCAGTGGGAGCAGTCGCTGCACGTGCTGCGGGGGCTGTGCGCAAAGCACCAGGTGGAGCTGATCGCCATCGGCAACGGCACCGCCAGCCGCGAGACCGACAAGCTGGCCGGCGACCTCATCAAGCAGGCGCCAGAGCTGAAGCTGGAGAAGATCGTCGTCAGCGAAGCCGGTGCCTCGGTCTATTCCGCCTCCGAACTCGCGTCGAAGGAGTTCCCGGATCTCGACGTCAGCATCCGTGGTGCGGTATCGATCGCGCGCCGCCTGCAGGACCCGCTGGCCGAGCTGGTGAAGATCGAGCCGAAGGCGATCGGTGTGGGCCAGTACCAGCATGATGTCGACCAGTTCCGCCTGGCGCGTGCGCTGGATGCGCGCGTCGAGGACTGCGTGAACGCCGTGGGTGTGGACGTCAACACCGCCTCGGCCGCGCTGCTGGCGCGGGTGTCCGGCCTGTCGTCGACGGTGGCCGAGAACATCGTGCGCTTCCGCGACGAGCACGGCGCCTTCCGCTCGCGCAAGGCGCTGCTGGGCGTGCCGCGCCTGGGCGAGAAGACGTTCGAGCAGTGCGCCGGCTTCCTGCGCATCGCCGATGGCGACGAGCCGCTGGACGCCTCCTCGGTGCACCCGGAAGCCTATCCGGTGGTCGAGCGCATCCTGGCCGGCAGCGGCCGGCACGTGAAGCAGATCGTCGGCGACATCGTGTTCCTGCGCGGCGTGAAGGCCGAGCAGTACACCGACGACACGTTCGGCGTGCCGACCATCCGCGACATCCTGAAGGAACTGGAAAAGCCCGGCCGCGATCCGCGTCCCGAGTTCAAGGCCGCGCGCTTCGCCGACGGGGTGGAAGACATCAAGGACCTGCGCGAAGGCATGATCCTGGAGGGCGTGGTCAGCAACGTGGCCGCGTTCGGCGCCTTCGTCGACATCGGCGTGCACCAGGACGGCCTGATCCACATTTCCGCGCTGGCCGACCGCTACGTGAAGGACCCGCGCGAGGTGGTGAAGGCCGGCGACATCGTCAAGGTGAAGGTGCTGGAGGTCGACGTGGCCCGCAAGCGCATCGCGCTGACCCGTCGGCTGGACGATGCGCCGGCGCCGCAGTCGCCGCGCGAGGCGCGGACGCACGATGCGCGTCCGCCGCGCGGACCCGAACGCGGCGCCGCGCGCGACCAGCGGCGCGGTCCGGGACCGGCCAAGCCCAGCGCACCGCCGGCCGACAATGCGCTGGCGGCGGCGTTCGCGCGCGCGAAAGGCCGCTGA
- a CDS encoding OmpA family protein translates to MNAMLKTGALAALTVTMLGGCASYTGQTSDPNDPNRTRTGALIGAGIGAVAGLLSGSDATERRQRALVGAGIGGIAGGSIGAYQDRQEAELRRQTAGTGIDVSRDGDVIKLNLPDGVTFDFGKADLKPQFYPALNNVAATLREYNQTIVEVSGHTDSIGSDAVNQRLSEQRAASVGNYLIGQGLQRERFEIVGMGKRYPVASNDTEAGRAMNRRVEVRVLPVRS, encoded by the coding sequence ATGAACGCGATGCTCAAGACCGGCGCCCTCGCGGCGCTTACCGTGACGATGCTGGGCGGCTGCGCCAGCTACACCGGCCAGACCAGCGACCCGAACGACCCCAACCGCACCCGCACGGGCGCCCTGATCGGTGCCGGCATCGGTGCGGTCGCCGGCCTGCTGAGTGGCAGCGATGCGACCGAGCGTCGCCAGCGTGCGCTGGTCGGCGCGGGCATCGGCGGTATCGCCGGTGGCTCCATCGGCGCCTACCAGGATCGCCAGGAAGCCGAGCTGCGCCGCCAGACCGCCGGCACCGGCATCGACGTCAGCCGCGACGGCGACGTCATCAAGCTCAACCTGCCCGACGGCGTGACCTTCGATTTCGGCAAGGCCGACCTGAAGCCGCAGTTCTATCCCGCCCTCAACAACGTGGCCGCCACGCTGCGCGAGTACAACCAGACCATCGTGGAAGTCAGCGGCCACACCGACAGCATCGGTTCGGATGCGGTCAACCAGCGCCTGTCCGAGCAGCGTGCGGCTTCGGTCGGCAACTACCTGATCGGCCAGGGCCTGCAGCGCGAGCGCTTCGAGATCGTCGGCATGGGCAAGCGTTACCCGGTCGCGAGCAACGACACCGAGGCCGGCCGCGCGATGAACCGTCGCGTCGAGGTCCGCGTGCTGCCGGTGCGTTCGTAA
- a CDS encoding wax ester/triacylglycerol synthase family O-acyltransferase has translation MATKKAPPKPRREPMSRVDTAWLRMCRPTNPMMITGVLMFDEPMTLDRLKQVIRKRFLAYPRFLQKAVDTPAGASWVTDQDFDLDWHVRISALPGRHDAKAEKKALERFTSQMASTPLDKTKPLWQFHLIERYGTGSALVARIHHSYADGIALVQVLLSLTDTSRKPDAGKDLRSAWLKKDGAEVVRRVGAIDRYVQIGGKVIGKGMEMMQDPTLATMLAKEGGEIGRELLHALSLSDDPPTLLRGKLGVSKRVAWAEPLDLEEVKAVGRACDCTVNDVLMAAAAGALRSYMLERGEQLDGVTLRATVPVNLRPLEHARKLGNHFGLVFLDLPVGEDNPIRRLERVAECMRDLKNSRQAIVAFGLLAALGMAPSAIQSVALELFSRKATAVATNVPGPQQPLYMGGSRVRDMMFWVPQTGSIGIGVSILSYNGRMHFGLIADAKLIPDPDAVIRRFGPEFDKLLYLSLMGDWEHSLDADAARRLLA, from the coding sequence ATGGCAACGAAGAAAGCGCCGCCGAAGCCGCGTCGCGAGCCGATGTCGCGGGTGGATACCGCCTGGCTGCGGATGTGCCGCCCGACCAATCCGATGATGATCACCGGCGTGCTGATGTTCGACGAGCCGATGACGCTCGACCGGCTCAAGCAGGTGATCAGGAAACGCTTCCTGGCCTATCCGCGCTTTCTGCAGAAGGCGGTGGACACGCCCGCCGGCGCCTCGTGGGTGACCGACCAGGACTTCGACCTGGACTGGCACGTGCGTATCTCGGCGCTGCCCGGCCGGCACGATGCCAAGGCCGAGAAGAAGGCGCTCGAACGCTTCACCAGCCAGATGGCATCGACCCCGCTGGACAAGACCAAGCCGCTCTGGCAGTTCCACCTGATCGAGCGCTATGGCACCGGTTCGGCGCTGGTGGCGCGCATCCACCACAGTTACGCCGATGGCATTGCGTTGGTGCAGGTGTTGCTGTCGCTGACCGACACCAGCCGCAAACCCGACGCCGGCAAGGACCTGCGTTCGGCTTGGTTGAAGAAGGACGGCGCGGAGGTCGTGCGACGCGTCGGGGCCATCGATCGCTATGTGCAGATCGGCGGCAAGGTGATCGGCAAGGGCATGGAGATGATGCAGGACCCCACGCTGGCGACCATGCTGGCGAAGGAGGGCGGCGAGATCGGTCGCGAACTGCTGCACGCCCTGTCGCTGTCGGACGATCCGCCGACCCTGCTGCGCGGCAAGCTCGGTGTCAGCAAACGGGTCGCGTGGGCCGAGCCGCTGGACCTGGAGGAGGTGAAGGCGGTCGGGCGCGCCTGCGACTGCACGGTCAACGACGTGCTGATGGCCGCCGCCGCCGGTGCGCTGCGCAGCTACATGCTGGAGCGCGGCGAGCAGCTCGATGGCGTGACTCTGCGCGCGACCGTTCCGGTCAACCTGCGTCCGCTCGAACACGCGCGCAAGCTGGGCAACCATTTCGGCCTGGTGTTCCTGGACCTGCCGGTGGGCGAGGACAACCCGATCCGCCGTCTGGAGCGCGTCGCCGAGTGCATGCGTGATCTCAAGAACTCGCGCCAAGCCATTGTTGCGTTTGGACTTCTTGCCGCACTCGGCATGGCGCCTTCAGCCATCCAGAGCGTCGCGCTGGAGCTGTTCTCGCGGAAGGCGACCGCGGTCGCGACCAACGTTCCCGGCCCCCAGCAACCGCTGTACATGGGCGGCTCGCGGGTCCGCGACATGATGTTCTGGGTGCCACAGACCGGCTCCATAGGCATCGGCGTGTCCATCCTCAGCTACAACGGCCGCATGCACTTCGGCCTGATCGCGGATGCCAAGCTGATTCCCGATCCGGACGCGGTGATCCGCCGCTTCGGTCCCGAGTTCGACAAGCTGCTGTACCTCTCGCTGATGGGCGACTGGGAGCACTCGCTGGACGCGGACGCCGCCCGCCGGCTGCTGGCGTGA